In Penicillium oxalicum strain HP7-1 chromosome VII, whole genome shotgun sequence, one DNA window encodes the following:
- a CDS encoding General transcription and DNA repair factor IIH subunit tfb5, giving the protein MPRAVRGLLIECDPSIKAMILKYDEERHDYIVEDLDDENHLVIKESQLENLKARLDHDLDEKIMQLDESESE; this is encoded by the exons ATGCCCAGAGCTGTCCGCG GTCTACTGATCGAGTGCGATCCGTCGATCAAAGCCATGATCCTCAAGTACGATGAAGAGCGTCATGACTACATCGTGGAAGATCTAGATGACGAAAATCACCTTGTCATCAAGGAAAGCCAgcttgagaatctcaaggcTCGTTTAGATCAT GACCTTGACGAGAAGATCATGCAACTCGACGAGTCCGAGTCTGAGTAA
- a CDS encoding 30 kDa heat shock protein, which produces MSLFRTSFPTSGDFAPLFRLLDDYDVHRASRQATSTQAFNPRFDVRESEEAYHLDGELPGIAQKDINIEFTDPTTLVVKGRTEREYHSEEPKEGVDDEATPDSDTQVTKSGHRYWVSERSIGEFQRTFTFPGRVDQENVKASLRNGILSMVIPKSSQKATKKITIE; this is translated from the coding sequence ATGTCTCTGTTCCGCACTAGCTTCCCTACTTCCGGCGACTTCGCTCCTCTCTTCCGTCTTCTGGACGACTACGACGTGCACCGCGCCAGTCGCCAGGCTACCTCCACTCAGGCATTCAACCCTCGTTTCGACGTGCGTGAGAGTGAGGAGGCCTATCACCTGGATGGCGAATTGCCTGGAATCGCTCAAAAGGACATCAACATCGAATTTACCGATCCTACTACCTTGGTCGTGAAGGGTCGCACCGAGCGTGAATATCACTCCGAGGAACCCAAGGAGGGCGTCGATGACGAAGCCACTCCCGACTCAGACACCCAAGTCACCAAGTCTGGCCACCGCTACTGGGTCAGCGAGCGCTCCATTGGTGAATTCCAGCGCACTTTCACTTTCCCTGGCCGCGTCGATCAGGAGAATGTCAAGGCCAGCCTGAGGAATGGCATCCTTTCGATGGTCATTCCAAAGTCCTCCCAGAAGGCCACCAAGAAGATCACCATTGAGTGA
- a CDS encoding Major allergen Asp f 2: MARLSNVLLVFTAATAAALPTVESWSQPKPFVQTEAAPWDAGRVSEFPIHSSCNATQRRQIEMGLAETVSLAAHARDHILRWGNESEIYRKYFGNSPTMEAVGAFEVVVNGDKDKILFRCDNPDGNCDIEGWAGHWRGTNGTEQTVICDLSYQTRRSLSTMCAMGYTVSGSETNTFWASDLLHRLYHLPSVGQKWIDHHADGYKEVINLALEHPTLSTHDSETLQYFALEAYAHDISVPGVGCPGEKEEHQHEDEKADKKDARPSATTTMEATSTTSTSPANCHTHAGGELHCV, from the exons ATGGCACGCCTTTCTAATGTACTTCTGGTCTTCACGGCTGCGACTGCTGCAGCTCTCCCAACTGTGGAGTCTTGGAGTCAACCAAAGCCATTTGTTCAGACTGAGGCGGCCCCGTGGGACGCTGGCAGAGTGTCCGAGTTTCCCATTCACTCCAGTTGTAACGCTACGCAGCGGCGCCAGATCGAGATGGGCTTAGCAGAAACTGTGAGCCTAGCAGCTCATGCTCGAGACCACATTCTCCGGTGGGGCAACGAAAGTGAAATCTACCGCAAATACTTCGGTAATAGTCCTACGATGGAGGCTGTTGGGGCCTTTGAAGTGGTGGTGAATGGcgacaaggacaagatttTGTTCCGCTGCGATAACCCCGACGGAAACTGCGATATTGAAG GCTGGGCTGGGCATTGGCGCGGCACAAACGGCACGGAGCAAACCGTCATCTGCGATCTGAGTTACCAGACTCGTCGATCCCTCTCAACAATGTGTGCTATGGGTTACACCGTTTCGGGATCTGAGACCAACACGTTCTGGGCATCGGATCTCCTGCATCGACTCTACCATCTGCCGTCCGTAGGGCAGAAGTGGATCGACCACCATGCCGACGGATATAAAGAGGTGATTAATCTGGCCCTCGAGCACCCAACTTTGTCAACACACGACTCGGAAACTCTTCAATACTTCGCACTGGAGGCGTATGCCCACGACATTTCAGTTCCCGGGGTTGGATGTCCAggcgagaaggaggagcaTCAACACGAGGATGAAAAAGCGGACAAAAAGGATGCCCGCCCAAGCGCGACGACGACTATGGAGGCCACTTCCACCACATCTACTTCGCCTGCT AATTGCCATACCCACGCCGGGGGCGAGCTACATTGCGTCTAA
- a CDS encoding Endo-1,4-beta-xylanase B → MISLSSVAIALTTVVGALALPSDQSVNLAARQAITSSQTGTNNGYYYSFWTNGAGSVSYSNGAAGQFSVNWANQGGGDFTCGKGWNPGKAQDISFSGTFTPNGNAYLSIYGWTTGPLVEYYILENFGSYNPGNGMTHVGTLTSDGSDYDIYKHTQVNQPSIVGTSTFDQYWSIRKNKRSSGTVTTANHFSAWASHGMNLGSHNYQILSVEGYQSSGSASMTVSAGSSSSGGSGSGSGSGSGSGSGSGSQTTTAGSSTGTGTGSGSGSGSGGSGGNCAAQWGQCGGQGWNGPTCCSSGTCKASNQWYSQCL, encoded by the exons AtgatctccctctcctccgtGGCAATTGCCCTGACGACTGTCGTCGGCGCCTTGGCCCTTCCTAGCGACCAGTCTGTCAACCTCGCCGCGCGCCAGGCCATTACCTCCTCCCAGACGGGCACCAACAACGGCTATTATTATTCCTTCTGGACCAATGGTGCAGGCTCCGTGAGTTACAGCAACGGGGCTGCCGGTCAGTTCAGTGTCAACTGGGCCAACCAGGGCGGTGGTGATTTCACCTGCGGAAAGGGATGGAATCCCGGAAAGGCTCA GGACATCTCTTTCTCCGGCACTTTCACCCCCAACGGAAATGCCTATCTCTCCATCTATGGCTGGACTACTGGCCCTCTGGTTGAGTATTACATTCTGGAGAACTTCGGAAGCTACAACCCTGGCAACGGCATGACCCATGTGGGCACCCTGACCAGTGACGGTTCGGACTATGATATCTACAAGCACACGCAGGTCAACCAGCCGTCGATCGTTGGCACCTCCACTTTCGATCAATACTGGTCCATTCGCAAGAACAAGCGCTCCAGCGGTACCGTCACCACTGCCAACCACTTCAGCGCCTGGGCTTCGCACGGTATGAACCTCGGCTCGCACAACTACCAGATTCTTTCCGTCGAAGGCTACCAGAGCTCTGGCTCGGCCTCCATGACTGTGTCTGCCGGCAGCTCTTCTTCGGGgggctctggctctggctccggCTCCGGCTCTGGCAGCGGTTCGGGCAGCGGTTCCCAGACCACCACCGCGGGCTCAagcaccggcaccggcaccggtTCTGGCTCTGGTAGCGGCTCCGGTGGCTCTGGCGGCAAC TGTGCTGCTCAATGGGGCCAATGTGGTGGTCAGGGCTGGAACGGCCCGACTTGCTGCTCTTCCGGCACTTGCAAGGCTTCTAACCAATGGTACTCCCAGTGCCTGTAG
- a CDS encoding Delta(3,5)-Delta(2,4)-dienoyl-CoA isomerase: MASNYSFQYFNVRFPDESPYVAHVEINRAEKMNAFFEAMWLELRQVFNQLSEDSSVRAIVLSGAGEKAFTAGLDVKAASQGGALAGEASVDPARKAVHLRRHVLEFQDCITAVERCEKPVIVAMHGFALGLAIDLSTAADVRLCSKDVRFAVKEVDIGIAADIGTLSRLPKVVGNFSWVKEVALSARIFGADEALRVGFVSAVYENRAATIAAALKLATLIASKSPVAVQGTKELLNWSRDHTVQDGLRYTGVWNSAALQTGDVSAALLSGLQKRTPTFEKL, from the exons ATGGCGTCAAATTACTCGTTCCAATACTTCAACGTCCGGTTTCCCGATGAGAGTCCATATGTCGCTCATGTGGAGATCAATCGGGCAGAGAAGATGAATGCTTTCTTCGAGGC CATGTGGCTGGAGCTACGACAGGTCTTCAATCAGCTGTCGGAAGACTCGTCTGTTCGAGCAATCGTCCTGAGTGGCGCGGGCGAAAAGGCATTCACCGCTGGCTTGGATGTCAAGGCTGCGTCTCAGGGAGGGGCCCTCGCTGGGGAGGCCAGCGTTGATCCCGCCCGCAAAGCGGTTCATCTGCGCCGCCACGTCCTTGAGTTCCAGGACTGTATCACTGCCGTGGAGCGCTGTGAGAAGCCCGTCATTGTTGCGATGCACGGTTTTGCTCTTGGTCTCGCCATCGATCTCTCCACCGCGGCTGATGTGCGTCTGTGCTCCAAGGACGTGCGGTTTGCCGTCAAGGAAGTTGATATCGGTATCGCGGCCGATATTGGCACCCTCAGTCGCCTTCCCAAGGTGGTGGGCAATTTCAGCTGGGTGAAGGAGGTTGCGTTGAGCGCGCGCATCTTTGGTGCTGACGAGGCACTCCGGGTTGGCTTTGTGAGTGCGGTGTATGAGAATCGCGCGGCAACGATCGCGGCTGCCCTCAAACTCGCGACATTGATCGCATCCAAGAGCCCCGTGGCGGTCCAGGGGACCAAGGAACTTTTGAACTGGTCGCGCGACCACACTGTGCAGGACGGTCTGCGTTACACGGGCGTGTGGAATAGCGCAGCCCTGCAGACAGGTGACGTCTCAGCCGCTCTTTTGTCGGGCCTGCAGAAACGCACCCCCACCTTCGAAAAGCTCTAG